A segment of the Penaeus monodon isolate SGIC_2016 chromosome 38, NSTDA_Pmon_1, whole genome shotgun sequence genome:
TGTACAGCTGTTAACACTTTCTAAAAATTCCGAATCTTTAACCTTGTTTTCTcgcaaataatgattttggcgcttagtacccttctgccgcggcgggcctcatatgcatacatatatacatacctatacatatatatatatatatatatatatatatatatatatatatatatatatatagtgtatatatataaatataaatatatatatatatatatttatatatatatatatatatatatatatatatatatatatatatatatatatatatatatacatgtatgtatatgcttactTGACCGAAAACTTACAGGATCTTGGCGAGAGGCCCACGTCGACTGGCCAAGAGTGAAAGACTGGGTATCCTGAAGCCAGGTATGGTTGTCAACTTTGCCCCCACTGGCCCCACCACTGAGGTTAAGTCTGTGAAGATGCACCACGAAGATCTTACCGAGGTTGTCCCTGGTGACAATGTTGGCTTCAGCGTGAAGAACATGTCAGTGAAGGACCAGACGCATGGATTCGTCGATTCTGACTCCAAGAACGACCCAGCTAAGGAAGCTGCTGACTTTACCTCCCAGGTGATCGTCCTTAACCACCTTGGCCAGATCCAGGCTGGGTACTCACCTGTGCTTGGTTGCCACAATGCTTACATTGCCTGCAAGTTCGCTGAACTGCTGACCAAGATCGACAGCCGTACTGGTAAGGAAATGGAAGCACGTGAAATCTGGCGACTACTGCAACGTAAAGATGGTTCCCAGCAGGCCCGACTGTGTGGAAACCTTCCAACAGTATGCTCCTCTTGGACGTTTTGCTGTGCGTGACATGAAGCAGACGGTAGCTGTGGGTGTAATCAAGGGGGTCAACAAGaagatacgtaaaaaaaaaaaaaaaaaaaaaaaaaaaaaaaaaatatatatatatatatatatatatatatatatatatatatatatatatatatatatatatatatatatatatatatatatatattatatatatatatatatatatatatatatttaatgcatgtgtgtatgtatgtgtatgtgtgtgtgtgtataactgtcGCAGTGATCTATTGCCTGCGCTGCGACGATTGGCTCGACTTTGtgcttacggcgagaaaacgacgtatcgccttgagaaatatAATGCAGGTTTtcttaggggaagtcgccgccgtggcataagtgttagCGCGTTGATCCGCGGGTGATTAggtagggcatccaatcagggaagggtggtaTTGCCTTTTCTATAATAATGTggaagaggcctagatcctgcagtggaataaatagctgttgaacaaacaaacaaaacaaagtatatttgtgtgcgtgtgtgtgtctatatatatatatatatatatatatatatatatatatatatattatatatatatatatatatatatatatatatatatatatatatatatacatatatatacatacatatacatatatgtgtgtgtgtgtgtgtgtgtgttcactcaACTTGACAAAACATATATGATTGATGAAATGTGTTTTCCTTGTGCATCAGTCATCATTCACATTTCTTACAAATCGCCAATGATATaacttaaataatttatttacatgCCCTGATTATCGATCTCTCGATATTTGAAAGAATAGGATGGCAAAAGTCTGCTCCATCAAGTGGTAACATATGAAGGGGAACACAATGCAGCTCAGTTTTAACTCATCACCTGTAATAGTTACTTGGTTGTGAAAAATCCAGTAATCATTATTGGTATACATATCGCAGAATTGACAGAATGCATACTAACGGCAACTCCACTCATTAACTTACACCTGTTGCCGAACGTGTTAACCTTTCAACCACCCGTATAGATGTCCTCGTTTCATACCTGACCATCTGTATGGGGGCTATTCCACATTAGATTTGTTAAGTATTCCAATAAATTGCAAGTATACACAGGATACTTGCTATTCCTTTATCTAAGGGCCTCCGTAGCGCAGTCGTAATGAACACCCTCGGCTGGGGACCAGAGGGGCCTCCAAACGAGATTAAGCAGGCCAGAGTAGTCTCTCACTGGCAAAACGTTTAGAAGAAGGTGCTGCCCTAGCCCTTGAAATAGTGACGTGCATCGATGATTAACAGGGTTTCCCAATCAACAAGAGAGTGTAAGCATCACACAGGATACGGATTCTAATAAAAGGTGTGATTACGATATTATATACCTCTTGCTGACGGTAGTGATTGCcattagcagtagtattgttaatgTTGCTTTTACTATACTGTTACTtcatatttttaccatcatcatcactacaaccCACACCACCGCACCGCCACCATcgccaaccaccaccaccatcattatcattaatgacaaCTCCACCACCTACACCTCATGTCAAGTACAGCAACTACTTACACCCTACTTATCAAATAGCCTTGCATCATTACTCGAAGAAATTCCCCGGGCGACCGGGACGAATAACAATTCACTGAAATCAAACATTTTCTTAAGggaaatgcgcacacacacgggGCTTACACACTAGCATATCATATAACAGTTTAGAATCCATGTTTGACGGTTATGATGGTCTGCCTTTATTTACACCATTCAGACATGCCTGCAATATCTGTCAGCGTCACTCAGGTCAGTGTAGGGAGAACATCACACTACCTGGCTATTGATCAACAATTAATCAATTTACCTGCAGTTGCAGGTAGCCATTTCATGTGGTGGAACCAAAGTGAAGAATAATACCATGAAATTCTTAGAATTAGTTTAatgctattgttgctattattattgtagtggggTATTGTGGCTCAGTAGCCAATATTAATTTCAAAGGGGTTCAATGTCAAATAAATTCCTAGGAAGTGGTAGCGTGAATTTAAAACCAGACTGCCTGCATATAGATCTCGGCATTATAGCACGAGAACAATGTTAACTAAATTTAAATCGAATAAAACagtaatacaaaagaaaaaccttGTCATATTCACAAGCTTAGTATGGCATGCAAAATCTATGAAACcctggtttatatttattttaaaaacaaagaatcatGTCCACAAGGTGCACAAAGAAAACAGCCAGGAAAACAGAACTTAACTTGTATTTTTCCCGTGTAATGTGATGCCCAGACTGGCCGAGATTTCCACTTTCTGCTCAGCAAAGGAAAATCACCCAGGAGGGGAGGAAAACGCCGTTGTTTCGAGGATAATGGACCTATTTCCCGCTCAACGCGGCTTTTATTTATAAAGCTCGTGACGTTATAAGCCACGCCAAACATCGTTCGTAAAACGTAAGGTTTGTACAAAAAACAttaagaaagagagtaaaataaaaaataaaatgaccttCATAACgagacaaaacataaaaaatacttgCATAATATGGAGTAGACTGAAAGAAGTACAATTGATAAAATATGAAGTTAAAACACATAtttcttaaaatgagaataaacttccgtagacagaaaaaaatacaaaaaggcaagataaaaaataggaaataattttaaatgatataagtAACCATGAAACCcacagaagagagaaataatctgCGTATAAATGAATCGCAGAAGAGAAGACGGGGTCAAAGGGCAAACTCAAACAGAAGTGATTCATAAGGAACCAacgtaaaatggaacaataaaacagaaataagtgAACGTATGTACATAGAGACATGCAGAGAGGACGATTGCTGCAAGCGTTGGCCGGGCTGTGAGATGTCAGGGCGCGCGAGAGTACGGGAGGCAGAcggtgagatgaggaagagatggcagGCCGTAGGAGGCCacctttaattatcatcattattatcggcaggcattattatttttgtcaccatcattaccattatcaatttcaatattattgttgttgtttttatcaattaAAGTATTTATCAACAtcatgcttattatcatcattattgttagtatctttaatgttatgattagtgttgttgttgttattgatatgattattagtatcattatttctttttattataatatatatttttatcatcattctcatttttattatcactgttattattattattatcattattattatcattgttatcattttattattaaattattattattattgatattattattattattattattattattattattattaattattattattttttttattattattattatggaataaGGTATAAGGAAATGGTACCTCGTCCACTTGGGCCAAAGTGGTGCGGACCGGCTCGTGTCTGCAAACGATTGGGACCTGTTTCTTTTGATGTTCACACCTAGATACTGGCAAGGTTCTCCGTGCCCATCTTAACCACCTAAGACCTTACAAACCGTCAGAAGAACTTACTTATGCTGATGATGAAGGGGATCCAGATGAGCTTCTTGAATATAATGACCCATGTGTTTGGGATCCTGGTATTCATGAATTAGCCTGAATAGCATCCAGCTCAACCAGCTCAAACCTTGTAGGGACCTCATATCAGTGAGCCAATGGCCTAGCGCCACACTGAGTCGAGGGATACTGTTATTTCGTTTGGGAACTTGTTTGCAGTAAGGTTTACATGATGTCACAAGCTGCATGTTAGTTGATATAGGGATTCTGCTTTCCATAAGTCATTGGCCTTGTGCCACATGGAGGTAGAGATTGCTGTTGGAGGTACTTTCAGAGATGTTAGGGACTTTAATTTCCATGTGTTAATGGCCATGTGTCATACGGGAGTAGAGAATGCTGTTCCTGAGAAGTTAGGGACTCTACTTTTCGTGAGCCATTGGTCTTGGGCCACCCGAAAGTAGTTGATGTTAAAGATGATTGACAAAACTGTACACTTAGTCACCTGCAGATAAAGCTGTCCTCATGAAATATTGTAGTTCTCCAGGATAAGTGCTCCAGCCGTTGCTTCTGAAGGCAAACTATTTGGATGTTTTCATACTGCATTTTCGTGAGTATGAGATTACATTTTTACCCTGTTGTCCACTCCACTTGAAATATCAGGACTCAAGCTTGCTTCTCTTTTCAGGTCTCCGCTGACTGCTTCGACCCTGAGCGGGGGGAGGAATCTGTAAGGAACCCTCTCATGCAACTTTCCCCGCGAGCATCCTACAGTATCTCTCGCTCCCGCGGATTTGTCGCTCAATGGTCAGTCTATAGCAGTTAGTGTGTATTATTGCCCCTCTTTTTTTACCCGAGAACACCGGATGACATAACTCCAGCCACACAAAGAAAAGTTAAGTCTTGAGAGCCTGATAGTTTTATTTTACTAGGAGCTGGATGTGATCTCTGTTTCTTATAACAAAACATGTACATTTAGTGATGCCTTGCGATTTCATTTCAAtggatttacttttatttatttatttttattcactgtccCCTCAGGAAAgagactttttaaaatattatttaaggtCTTTTACCTAAGGATCATCTAGGACTCATTTTCTTCAGTAGTTAATGTAAGCCTTTAGCTTAGCAtttcattttgaaattgcttttatttgttcaCGGCAGCTTTATAATAACTATAGggccttttttgtattttattgttttcatggttttatataatagtattttcatattttttttattgttttttttgttttttgtttgttcgtctaATGATTACTTTAAATGAACATTTAGTAGGTACACACTGGAACTTGCCCCCAAGTAGTTCTCATGcagaattctccccccccccccacgctaccACACCTCCAGGGGGATCTGTACATGAGGGAATATTTCAGGTACAGGCTTGTGTCCCTTACTAGCATAAAGGGAAGGGAGCCAATAGTGCGGGACCCTGGCCACGGATGTCCTTAGTCGATACACCAcactggaataagggaccaaagaggcgtgttgctagccgcagggtgtaCTCATGCAAGGCATCACTCAACCAGTAGGACTCCGTCTCCCCAGCACACACAGGAGCCATacacacgtgggtaggtgtgagcacctggggagagaccagaggggatgccacctacaagataggaatcattgtttggaaccctttgttCATCTCTCTCCAGTGAGCTAGCCACCCAAAGGATAAGTAAAGTAAGTCAGATATGCAAAGGTGAGCCCCaaccgggctatgcccat
Coding sequences within it:
- the LOC119596705 gene encoding LOW QUALITY PROTEIN: elongation factor 1-alpha-like (The sequence of the model RefSeq protein was modified relative to this genomic sequence to represent the inferred CDS: inserted 2 bases in 1 codon): MVVNFAPTGPTTEVKSVKMHHEDLTEVVPGDNVGFSVKNMSVKDQTHGFVDSDSKNDPAKEAADFTSQVIVLNHLGQIQAGYSPVLGCHNAYIACKFAELLTKIDSRTGKEMXKHVKSGDYCNVKMVPSRPDCVETFQQYAPLGRFAVRDMKQTVAVGVIKGVNKKIRFPNQQESVSITQDTDSNKRCDYDIIYLLLTVVIAISSSIVNVAFTILLLHIFTIIITTTHTTAPPPSPTTTTIIIINDNSTTYTSCQLQVAISCGGTKVKNNTMKFLELV